The Magnolia sinica isolate HGM2019 chromosome 9, MsV1, whole genome shotgun sequence genome contains a region encoding:
- the LOC131256830 gene encoding UDP-galactose/UDP-glucose transporter 7, whose translation MEGGSDPEGSQFLSLFAAFSYGLASMAMVFINKAVLMQYAYSMTLLTLQQLATTLLIHFGRVMGYTKMKDINLPTAKKLLPVSIFYNANVAFALASLKGVNIPMYIALKRLTPLAVLVAGYFSGKGRPPTQVSLSVMFTAVGVLIAALGDFSFDLFGYSMALTSVFFQTMYLVLVEKSSAEDGLSSVELMFYNGILSLPFLMFLIIATGEFPYSLSLLLQKANSLTFLTILILSLVMGIVLNYTMFLCTIVNSALTTTIVGVLKGVGSTTLGFILLGGVQVHALNVTGLVINTVGGVWYSWAKYQQKKNKPRKIISDEEARHK comes from the exons ATGGAAGGTGGCAGTGATCCGGAAGGGAGTCAGTTTCTGAG TTTGTTCGCTGCCTTTTCCTATGGACTTGCTTCTATGGCCATGGTTTTTATCAACAAGGCGGTTCTGATGCAGTATGCGTACTCAATGACTCTTCTCACTCTGCAG cAACTGGCAACAACCCTGCTAATACACTTTGGTCGAGTAATGGGATAcacaaaaatgaaagatataAACCTGCCAACTGCAAAGAAACTTCTCCCAGTTTCAATATTCTACAATGCAAATGTAGCATTTGCTTTAGCTAGTTTGAAAGGGGTCAATATTCCTATGTACATTGCATTGAAAAGGCTTACGCCACTTGCTGTCCTGGTAGCTGGATATTTTTCGGGGAAGGGGAGACCACCAACACAG GTATCACTTTCAGTCATGTTTACTGCCGTTGGGGTCCTAATTGCAGCATTGGGAGATTTCTCTTTTGATCTCTTTGGATATAGCATGGCTCTCACTTCTGTTTTCTTCCAG ACCATGTACCTAGTTCTAGTGGAGAAATCAAGTGCAGAGGATGGGCTTTCGTCAGTTGAGCTGATGTTCTACAATGGAATTTTATCACTCCCTTTCCTGATGTTCCTTATCATTGCTACAGGAGAGTTCCCATATTCTTTGTCTTTGTTACTTCAAAAG GCTAATTCTTTAACATTTTTGACGATTCTTATTCTTTCGCTGGTGATGGGCATCGTTCTCAACTACACCATGTTCTTGTGCACCATAGTTAATTCGGCTCTCACCACTACCATTGTTGGAGTTCTCAAGGGGGTTGGGTCCACG ACCCTTGGATTCATCTTGCTGGGCGGTGTGCAAGTTCATGCTCTGAATGTGACTGGACTGGTTATTAACACGGTTGGGGGTGTGTGGTATTCGTGGGCTAAGTACCAGCAGAAAAAGAACAAGCCCCGCAAGATAATCTCCGACGAAGAGGCCCGTCACAAATAA